From the Oryza glaberrima chromosome 5, OglaRS2, whole genome shotgun sequence genome, one window contains:
- the LOC127774536 gene encoding aspartic proteinase nepenthesin-1-like — MADRTRAVAIAIASHLIVILATAMVVSPNSVDERFGVSPRTNTQLGAFLKENAADMATRLPRRPYVFSLIVGTPPQNITGALHINGELVSMPCVECAANTPCNDNRPDAYLVGESRTLDVELCTSQRCQRLAPQNQRTCGGGSRACQYTYTYGGRNETAGFLATEAFAFGETRANVTFACGVRNVESFGGAPGVVGLSRGNLSLVTQLQLGRFSYYLAPEEDHAGDAGNASFVLFGDDAAPRTGNTSYTRLVVTNATGHPDYYYVALAGVRVGAKNLAITGGGGGGGSLDVVVSSSLPITYLEKSAYDLLKQELMSTLGSNTADGSALGLDLCYTNTGGGGVKEFPAMALVFAGGEVMELKPRNYVYRDESTGLVCLTILPSPEDVSSSALGTLIQTGTHMIYDVQGSRLGFESFDLLPSKSGSSDRPPSSAATPPRNISPATIACFVWCVVASIVL, encoded by the coding sequence ATGGCAGACCGAACCCGTGCGGTTGCCATTGCCATCGCCTCCCACCTGATCGTCATCCTCGCGACGGCGATGGTCGTCTCTCCCAACTCCGTCGACGAACGGTTCGGCGTAAGCCCAAGGACGAACACGCAGCTCGGGGCCTTTCTCAAGGAGAACGCGGCGGACATGGCCACTCGCTTACCCAGGCGCCCCTACGTCTTCAGCCTCATCGTGGGCACGCCGCCGCAGAACATCACCGGCGCGCTCCACATCAACGGCGAGCTCGTGTCGATGCCGTGCGTGGAGTGCGCGGCGAACACGCCCTGCAACGACAACCGGCCCGACGCCTACCTCGTGGGGGAATCCCGGACGCTGGACGTCGAGCTCTGCACGAGCCAGAGATGCCAGCGTCTCGCCCCGCAGAACCAGCggacgtgcggcggcggcagccgcgccTGCCAGTACACCTACACTTACGGCGGCAGAAACGAGACGGCCGGGTTCCTCGCCACCGAGGCGTTCGCGTTCGGGGAGACCCGGGCCAACGTGACGTTCGCGTGCGGCGTCCGGAACGTGGAGAGCTTCGGCGGCGCGCCCGGCGTGGTGGGGCTGAGCAGGGGGAACCTCTCCCTCGTCACGCAGCTCCAGCTCGGGCGCTTCTCCTACTATCTCGCCCCTGAAGAAGACCACGCTGGCGACGCCGGCAACGCGAGCTTCGTCCTcttcggcgacgacgccgcgccgcgGACGGGCAACACGAGCTACACCCGGTTGGTCGTCACCAACGCCACGGGCCATcccgactactactacgtcgcgctcgccggcgtACGGGTTGGCGCCAAGAACCTGGctatcaccggcggcggcggcggcggcggatccctCGACGTGGTTGTGAGCTCCTCCCTGCCAATCACGTACCTGGAGAAAAGCGCGTACGACCTCCTGAAGCAGGAGCTGATGAGCACGCTGGGGTCCAACACTGCAGACGGCTCTGCGCTTGGGCTTGACCTGTGCTACACGAAcacgggtggtggtggtgtcaaGGAGTTCCCCGCCATGGCGCTcgtgttcgccggcggcgaggtcatgGAGCTCAAGCCGCGGAACTACGTGTACAGGGATGAGAGTACCGGGCTGGTTTGCCTGACGATACTGCCGTCGCCGGAGGACGTTAGCTCGTCCGCGCTCGGCACCCTGATCCAGACGGGCACGCACATGATCTACGACGTCCAAGGGTCGAGGCTAGGGTTCGAGTCGTTCGACCTGCTGCCGTCCAAGTCGGGGTCGTCAgaccggccgccgtcgtcggccgccacgccgccacggAATATCTCGCCGGCGACGATCGCATGTTTCGTGTGGTGTGTCGTGGCGTCCATTGTTTTGTGA
- the LOC127773097 gene encoding ABC transporter G family member 23 codes for MEDLSLSSELDPALLSTSTSSSSPPDSASPSFSFYHPSPPNYTLAVSNLSCRDPRRGSGGAGLLSSLLGSFSTSSPPATGGAGLLNNVSFTASSSQILAVVGPSGAGKSTLLRILSGRGTGGEIAARPHAVVSVNGRAVTSRARLRRMCGFVTQDDNLLPLLTVRETILFAARFRLRSAVTARERGERVEALLQELRLSEVADSYVGGCGGAGGAPRGVSGGERKRVSIAVDIVHDPPVLLLDEPTSGLDSRSAMDVLSLLRDVARARRQVVVLSIHQPSYRMLAYISSLLLLSRGAVAHFGTLKSLEHSLSRLGHEIPMQLNPLELAMEVTEQLEADHARFGAALATTIHQHQHNKVIDDEDESSGAGEHEHEHGYYCSRAVEVGALAVRCWRTMHRTRELFAARAAQAVIAGLGLGSVYFRIRPDPEGVALRLGLFAFSLSFLLSSTVEALPILLHERRVLMREASRRAYRLSSYVVANALVFAPCLLAVSLLFSAPVYFLAGLRATPLAFACFALAVWLIVLMASSLVLFLSAVSPDFVLGNSLICMSLGVFFLFSGYFIPRESIPRYWAFMYYVSMYRYPLDLLLINEYGGSSSGRCVAWAGGVCLRTGGDVLRGRGIDEGMRWVNVGVMLGFFVLYRVMCWAVLVRRAAKTTL; via the coding sequence atggaGGACCTGTCGCTGTCGTCGGAGCTCGACCCGGCGCTCCTctcgacgtcgacgtcgtcgtcgtcgccgccggactCCGCCTCGCCGTCCTTCTCCTTCTACCACCCTTCGCCTCCCAACTACACCCTCGCCGTGTCCAACCTCTCATGCCGGGACCCTCGccgcggctccggcggcgccgggttGCTCTCGTCGTTGTTGGGTTCTTTCTCgaccagctcgccgccggccaccggcggcgcgggccTCCTGAACAACGTGTCGTTCACGGCCTCCAGCTCGCAGATCCTGGCCGTCGTCGGCCCCAGCGGCGCCGGCAAGTCGACGCTGCTCCGCATCCTCTCCGgccgcggcaccggcggcgagatCGCCGCCAGGCCGCACGCGGTGGTGTCCGTCAACGGGCGCGCGGTGACCTCCCGCGCGCGGCTCCGCCGGATGTGCGGGTTCGTGACGCAGGACGACAACCTCCTTCCGCTGCTCACCGTGCGGGAGACGATCCTGTTCGCGGCGCGGTTCAGGCTCCGGTCCGCCGTGACGGCGCGGGAGCGCGGCGAGCGGGTGGAGGCGCTGCTGCAGGAGCTGCGGCTGTCGGAGGTGGCGGACAGCTACGTCGGCGGgtgcggtggcgccggcggcgcgccgcgcgggGTGTCCGGCGGCGAGCGGAAGCGGGTGTCCATCGCGGTGGACATCGTGCACGACCCGCCGGTGCTGCTGCTCGACGAGCCGACGTCCGGGCTGGACAGCCGGTCGGCCATGGACGTGCTGTCGCTGCTCCGCGacgtggcgcgcgcgcggcggcaggtggtggtGCTCAGCATCCACCAGCCCAGCTACCGCATGCTCGCCTACATCTCCTCGCTGCTGCTCCTCTcccgcggcgccgtcgcgcACTTCGGCACGCTCAAGTCGCTGGAGCACTCCCTGTCCCGCCTCGGCCACGAGATCCCCATGCAGCTCAACCCGCTCGAGCTCGCCATGGAGGTCACCGAGCAGCTCGAGGCCGACCACGCCAGGTTCGGCGCCGCGCTCGCCACCACCATCCATCAACACCAACACAACAAGGTcatcgacgacgaggacgaaagcagcggcgccggcgagcacgagcacgagcacgGCTACTACTGCAGCCGCGCGGTGGAGGTGGGGGCGCTGGCGGTGCGCTGCTGGCGCACGATGCACCGCACCAGGGAGCTCttcgcggcgcgcgcggcgcaggCGGTGATCGCCGGGCTGGGGCTCGGCAGCGTCTACTTCCGCATCCGCCCGGACCCGGAGGGCGTCGCGCTCCGCCTGGGCCTCTTCGCCTTCAGCCtcagcttcctcctctcctccaccgtgGAGGCCCTCCCGATCCTCCTCCACGAGCGCCGCGTCCTGATGCGCGAGGCGTCCCGCCGCGCCTACCGCCTCTCCTCCTACGTGGTGGCCAACGCCCTCGTCTTCGCGCCGTGCCTCCTCGCCGTGTCCCTCCTCTTCTCGGCGCCCGTCTACTTCCTCGCGGGGCTCCGCGCCACGCCGCTGGCCTTCGCGTGCTTCGCGCTCGCCGTGTGGCTCATCGTGCTGATGGCGAGCTCCCTGGTGCTCTTCCTCAGCGCCGTCTCGCCCGACTTCGTGCTGGGGAACTCGTTGATCTGCATGTCGCTGGGcgtgttcttcctcttctccggcTACTTCATCCCGAGGGAGAGCATCCCGAGGTACTGGGCGTTCATGTACTACGTGTCCATGTACAGGTACCCGCTGGACCTGCTGCTGATCAACGAgtacggcggcagcagcagcggcaggtgCGTGGCGTGGGCGGGAGGAGTGTGCTTGAGGACGGGGGGTGATGTGCTGAGGGGGAGAGGGATCGACGAGGGGATGAGGTGGGTCAATGTCGGGGTGATGCTAGGGTTCTTCGTCTTGTACAGGGTCATGTGCTGGGCTGTGCTGGTCAGGAGGGCAGCCAAGACCACGCTGTGA